Below is a window of Leifsonia sp. NPDC080035 DNA.
ACAGCACTTCTCCTGTGCTCGCGGCTCAGGACGCGCGGGCGGCGGAGGAGGACGCGGGGGAGGGGACGTGCGGGTGCAGGTTCGCGACGGCGTGCTGGGCGAGCCGGGCGAGATAGGCGCTGCGCCGCGCCTGCGAGGTGCGGGCCTCGATCACCTCGGGGTCGCCCTCGTCTGCGTAGTGCGTCGCGAGTCCCTCCCGCATCAGGCGGATCGCCTCGGACCGCTGCTGCGACACGGCGGAGTGCGTGATCCCCAGCTCCTCGGCGATCTCGGTCACGGTGCGGTCGTCGAAGTAGATCGCCTCGACGATCGAGCGCATCCGGTCGGGGAGGGCCGCGACGGCGGCGCGCACGTACGAGGTGCGCTCGCCGACCAGCAGCGCATCCTCCGGGCCGGGAGCCTCGGAGACGAGGAACGGCTCGACCGTCTCGTCGAGGGTGGTCACGGAGCGGGCTGCGTCGGCGAGCCCGGCGGCCGCGGTGTCGCGGTCGACGCCGAGCGCGCTCGCGATCTCGTCCACGGAGGGCGTGCGGCCGAGGGCCGACGTGAGGCTCTCCTGCACCGCCAGCGTCTCCTTGATGCGCTTGCGGGCCGACCGGGTCGCCCAGTCGCTCGCCCGCAGCTCGTCGGCGAGGGCGCCGAGGATGCGGGTGCGCGCGTAGGCGCCGAAGGGCACCCCGGTGGATGCGTCG
It encodes the following:
- a CDS encoding sigma-70 family RNA polymerase sigma factor; the encoded protein is MNRNERNTLVVENLPLVGYLVSDLCARATHLSRDDLASAGSLALVQAAEAYDASTGVPFGAYARTRILGALADELRASDWATRSARKRIKETLAVQESLTSALGRTPSVDEIASALGVDRDTAAAGLADAARSVTTLDETVEPFLVSEAPGPEDALLVGERTSYVRAAVAALPDRMRSIVEAIYFDDRTVTEIAEELGITHSAVSQQRSEAIRLMREGLATHYADEGDPEVIEARTSQARRSAYLARLAQHAVANLHPHVPSPASSSAARAS